Proteins found in one Pseudomonas mosselii genomic segment:
- a CDS encoding methyl-accepting chemotaxis protein, which produces MDQVATAINEVSYAVHDVAKHAEQASSEMRNAQTQVGHGQQAIHGSLQQIDRLSATIEQAVQVIRELASHSTKIGGVLEVIRSIAEQTNLLALNAAIEAARAGEQGRGFAVVADEVRLLAQRTAQSTAEIQTMIEHLQGQSEAAVRAIDTSSEASRQTVEQAREAGSSLDAISQALGNLGALNASIASATLQQSHVVEEINRNVTETADLSQQTAEAARQSSDAGVALARLSEELEQLLRQFRV; this is translated from the coding sequence ATGGACCAGGTGGCCACCGCCATCAACGAGGTTTCCTACGCTGTGCACGACGTGGCCAAGCACGCCGAACAGGCCTCCAGCGAGATGCGCAACGCCCAGACCCAGGTCGGCCACGGCCAGCAGGCGATCCACGGCAGCCTGCAGCAGATCGACCGGCTCTCGGCGACCATCGAGCAGGCGGTGCAGGTGATCCGCGAACTGGCCAGCCACAGTACGAAGATCGGAGGTGTTCTCGAGGTGATCCGCTCGATCGCCGAACAGACCAACCTGCTGGCGCTCAACGCCGCCATCGAGGCCGCTCGCGCCGGTGAACAGGGCCGTGGTTTCGCCGTGGTCGCCGACGAGGTGCGCCTGCTGGCCCAGCGCACCGCCCAGTCGACCGCCGAGATCCAGACCATGATCGAGCATCTGCAAGGGCAGTCGGAGGCCGCGGTACGAGCCATCGACACCAGCAGCGAAGCTTCGCGCCAGACCGTTGAGCAGGCCCGCGAGGCCGGCAGCAGCCTGGATGCCATCAGCCAGGCGCTGGGCAACCTGGGCGCGCTCAACGCCTCGATCGCCAGCGCCACCCTGCAGCAGTCCCATGTGGTCGAGGAAATCAACCGCAACGTCACCGAAACAGCCGACCTATCGCAGCAGACCGCCGAGGCGGCGCGCCAGTCCAGCGACGCCGGGGTGGCCCTGGCGCGGCTGAGCGAAGAGCTGGAGCAACTGTTGCGCCAGTTCAGGGTCTAG
- the pnuC gene encoding nicotinamide riboside transporter PnuC, giving the protein MSGLELFAAALGVIAVWLTVKQNPWCWPIGLVMVVLYSWIFYEVKLYSDMLLQLVYAVLQLYGWWQWTRPDRIEDARQVTRLAPAPMLKGLAAGLLASLLLGAGMAHWTDAAQPWLDAALTGFSLVAQLWMAQKRLQCWALWVVVDVIFVGLFLYKGLYLTAALYALFTLIAVRGWLEWRRDPALAAA; this is encoded by the coding sequence ATGTCCGGCCTCGAACTCTTCGCCGCCGCGCTCGGCGTCATCGCCGTCTGGCTCACCGTCAAGCAGAACCCCTGGTGCTGGCCGATCGGCCTGGTGATGGTGGTGCTGTACAGCTGGATCTTCTACGAGGTGAAACTGTACTCGGACATGCTCCTGCAACTGGTCTACGCGGTGCTGCAGCTGTACGGCTGGTGGCAGTGGACCCGGCCGGACCGCATCGAGGACGCCCGCCAGGTGACCCGCCTCGCCCCCGCGCCAATGCTCAAAGGCCTGGCGGCCGGCCTGCTGGCCAGCCTGCTGCTGGGCGCGGGCATGGCGCACTGGACCGACGCCGCCCAGCCCTGGCTGGACGCCGCCCTCACAGGTTTCAGCCTGGTGGCGCAGCTGTGGATGGCGCAGAAGCGTCTGCAATGCTGGGCGTTGTGGGTGGTGGTGGACGTGATCTTCGTCGGCCTGTTCCTGTACAAGGGCCTGTACCTCACCGCCGCGCTCTATGCCCTGTTCACCCTGATCGCCGTGCGCGGCTGGCTGGAGTGGCGCCGCGATCCGGCGCTGGCGGCGGCATGA